In Macadamia integrifolia cultivar HAES 741 chromosome 12, SCU_Mint_v3, whole genome shotgun sequence, the following are encoded in one genomic region:
- the LOC122057284 gene encoding probable indole-3-pyruvate monooxygenase YUCCA10, whose protein sequence is MKKETVVIVAGAGPSGISTSACLNLQSIPHIVLEREDIYCPLWTKKSYDCVHLHVAKKFCNLPHLPFPDSYPTYIPRNLFLQYLNHYVTQFKVNPVYNRSIESAAYDKAAGKWLIQVRNIKMDEVEEYSSRFLVVATGENTDPFIPEMEGIESFKGEVLHSTEYKTGAPFGNKSVLVVGCGNSGMEIAYDLSNFGAKTSVIVRSPFHVITKWIGYLGCTLLVKYHLPFVMVDKIMVLLSKLWYGDMRKYGIRRPQEGPLAMSYKYGKYPILDVGTIRKIKSGQIQVLPRISSIKGDEVIFTDGKSYQFDVILFATGFYRITKKWLKDDDELLNEDGISKQSYPNHWKGKNGLYCVGLARKGLFGAAIDAQNIANDIKKVL, encoded by the exons atgaagaaggaaaCAGTAGTGATAGTAGCAGGTGCTGGCCCATCTGGAATCTCCACTTCTGCATGTTTAAACCTTCAATCCATCCCTCACATAGTCCTTGAAAGAGAAGACATTTACTGTCCCTTATGGACTAAGAAGTCCTATGATTGTGTCCACCTTCACGTAGCCAAGAAATTCTGCAACCTCCCACACCTCCCATTCCCTGACTCTTACCCAACTTATATACCCAGAAACCTATTTCTCCAGTACTTAAACCACTATGTAACCCAGTTCAAGGTGAACCCGGTTTACAACCGGTCCATCGAATCGGCGGCTTATGATAAGGCTGCCGGAAAATGGCTCATCCAGGTTAGGAACATAAAGATGGATGAGGTAGAGGAGTATAGTTCAAGATTTCTAGTGGTGGCTACCGGCGAGAACACCGACCCGTTTATACCGGAGATGGAAGGGATAGAGAGCTTCAAAGGGGAGGTCTTGCACTCTACAGAGTACAAGACTGGGGCACCCTTTGGCAACAAGAGTGTCTTGGTTGTTGGATGTGGTAATTCTGGGATGGAGATTGCTTATGATCTATCAAACTTTGGAGCTAAGACCTCTGTTATTGTTCGAAGCCCG TTTCATGTTATAACTAAGTGGATTGGGTACCTAGGGTGTACGTTGCTGGTCAAGTACCATCTACCCTTTGTGATGGTGGATAAGATTATGGTGTTGCTTAGCAAGTTGTGGTATGGAGATATGAGGAAGTATGGGATAAGGAGGCCCCAAGAAGGTCCTCTGGCCATGTCATATAAGTATGGGAAGTATCCAATACTTGATGTTGGCACCATTCGGAAGATTAAGTCCGGCCAGATTCAG gttttacCCAGAATATCAAGCATAAAAGGTGACGAAGTGATCTTCACAGATGGCAAATCTTATCAGTTTGATGTAATTTTGTTTGCCACGGGATTTTatagaataacaaaaaaatggcTAAAG GATGATGATGAGCTTCTCAATGAAGATGGGATTTCGAAACAAAGTTATCCAAACCATTGGAAGGGAAAGAATGGCTTGTATTGTGTAGGGTTGGCAAGAAAAGGTTTGTTTGGAGCTGCAATAGATGCCCAAAACATAGCTAATGATATCAAGAAAGTTTTGTGA
- the LOC122057374 gene encoding probable indole-3-pyruvate monooxygenase YUCCA10, with the protein MKKETVVIVVGAGPSGISTSACLNLQSIPHILLEREDIYCPIWTKKSYDRLHLHLAKQFCELPHLPFPDSYPTYVPRKLFVQYLEDYVTQLKVNPVYNRSIESAAFDKATGKWLVKANNIKTDEMEEYSSRFLVVATGETTDPFIPEIEGIGSFSGELLHSTKYKTGAPFANKSVLVVGCGNSGMEIAYDLSNFGAKVSIVIRNPIHVVTRWMASMGLTLFKYLSHELVDELVLSLSKLWYGDLSKYGIRRPQEGPFAMKDKYGKYPVVDVGTIGKIKSGEIQVLPGISSVEGGQVIFTDGKFYHFDVILLATGFHRITKKWLKDDDDLLNDDGIAKKSYPNHWKGKNGLYCVGLARKGLYGAAVDAQNIANDIKKLL; encoded by the exons atgaagaaggaaaCAGTAGTTATAGTAGTAGGCGCTGGACCATCTGGAATCTCCACTTCTGCTTGTTTAAACCTTCAATCCATACCTCACATACTCCTTGAAAGAGAAGACATTTACTGTCCCATATGGACTAAGAAGTCCTATGATCGTCTCCACCTTCACTTAGCCAAGCAATTCTGTGAGCTCCCACATCTCCCATTCCCTGACTCATACCCAACTTATGTACCCAGAAAGCTATTTGTCCAGTACTTGGAAGACTATGTAACCCAGCTGAAGGTGAACCCGGTTTATAACCGGTCCATCGAATCGGCGGCGTTCGACAAGGCCACCGGAAAATGGCTTGTCAAGGCAAATAACATAAAGACAGATGAGATGGAGGAGTATAGCTCAAGATTTCTAGTGGTGGCCACCGGCGAGACGACCGACCCGTTTATACCGGAGATTGAAGGGATAGGGAGCTTCTCAGGGGAGCTCTTGCACTCCACAAAATACAAGACTGGGGCACCCTTTGCTAACAAGAGTGTCTTGGTTGTTGGGTGTGGTAATTCTGGGATGGAGATTGCTTATGATCTATCAAACTTTGGAGCTAAGGTCTCCATTGTTATTAGAAATCCG ATTCATGTTGTAACCCGGTGGATGGCATCTATGGGGTTGACGTTGTTCAAGTACTTATCCCATGAGTTGGTAGATGAGTTGGTTCTCTCATTGAGCAAGTTGTGGTATGGAGATTTGAGCAAGTATGGGATAAGGAGGCCCCAAGAAGGTCCTTTCGCCATGAAAGATAAGTATGGCAAGTATCCAGTTGTTGATGTTGGCACCATTGGGAAGATCAAGTCTGGCGAGATTCAG GTTTTACCTGGAATATCAAGTGTAGAAGGTGGTCAAGTAATTTTTACGGATGGCAAGTTCTATCACTTTGACGTAATTTTACTTGCCACGGGATTTCATAGAATAACCAAAAAATGGTTAAAG GATGATGATGACCTTCTCAATGACGATGGGATTGCCAAAAAAAGTTATCCAAACCACTGGAAGGGAAAGAATGGCTTGTATTGTGTGGGATTGGCAAGGAAGGGCTTATATGGAGCTGCGGTTGATGCTCAAAACATAGCTAATGATATCAAGAAGTTATTGTGA
- the LOC122057497 gene encoding coiled-coil domain-containing protein SCD2-like, translating to MDKVRTRSPVYVRQKSISNTSGGPTSPMMSPMHRHARSGSTGVNFRKPQNYAAKAAAQRLAQVMAHQQTDDDDDDEDLSLDYNPTGSIGLASGRAMRSPSPANSAPRGTSQRLAHAMAHQHIEYDDDDQYLEYKPTGSIGLASGRAMRARSPALGRNSVEETSSSRSSSASRSSVSVNSVEQHAPTHTSLAGRSSPSLSTVEQSPSSRFSSAGRSSLPVNSIEQPTSARATSAGRSSFAANSVEQPPSARSASAGRPSQVVKTVPMVPPSVPISLRPPTSVLPSDPSTDHRRDRRSSVDFGSLNMRETGNHRSTSSLQDELDMLQEDNESMLEKLRLAEDRCDEAEARARQLEKQAKIPWSLHVELTQHFFTRHRGRRTEQVSALT from the exons ATGGATAAGGTGAGGACCAGAAGTCCAGTGTATGTTAGGCAGAAGAGCATTTCTAATACGTCCGGAGGACCAACATCTCCGATGATGTCTCCCATGCATCGTCATGCACGGTCTGGATCAACCGGTGTGAATTTCCGGAAGCCACAAAATTATGCGGCCAAAGCTGCAGCTCAGAGGCTTGCGCAGGTTATGGCACATCAACAGacggatgatgatgatgacgatgaagaCCTTTCTTTGGATTACAATCCTACAGGGAGCATTGGTCTTGCATCTGGGAGGGCAATGCGATCTCCTTCTCCTGCg AATTCTGCACCCAGAGGTACATCTCAGAGGCTTGCGCATGCCATGGCACATCAACACATAGAGTACGATGATGATGACCAATACTTGGAATACAAGCCCACAGGGAGCATTGGTCTTGCATCTGGGAGGGCAATGAGAGCTCGTTCTCCTGCG CTAGGTCGTAACTCTGTAGAAGAGACTTCGTCTTCTCGCTCTTCATCAGCTAGCCGATCATCTGTTTCAGTTAACTCTGTAGAACAGCATGCACCCACTCACACTTCATTGGCTGGCCGATCATCTCCTTCACTCAGCACTGTAGAGCAATCCCCATCATCTCGCTTTTCATCAGCTGGCCGATCATCTCTTCCAGTCAATTCCATTGAGCAACCTACCTCAGCTCGTGCTACTTCAGCTGGCCGATCATCTTTTGccgccaattctgtagaacaaCCTCCATCTGCCCGTTCTGCATCAGCTGGTCGACCATCTCAAGTAGTCAAGACGGTTCCCATGGTACCACCCAGTGTACCAATATCGTTAAGGCCACCTACTTCTGTGCTCCCATCAGATCCTTCCACTGATCATCGAAGGGATAGAAG GTCCTCAGTAGATTTTGGAAGTTTAAACATGCGTGAAACTGGAAATCATCGTTCTACTTCCTCCCTTCAAGACGAG CTTGATATGCTACAGGAAGATAATGAAAGTATGCTTGAAAAG CTTCGACTTGCAGAGGATCGGTGTGACGAAGCAGAGGCTAGAGCTAGGCAGCTTGAGAAACAG gccaagatcccatggtccttgcatGTGG